Part of the Anaerolineae bacterium genome is shown below.
CCACCGTCAGGCCTAGGCGCTCCCAGATGAGCACCTTCACGGGACGGTTCCAGCCGAAGGACTGCCCAAAGTCGCCGTGGAGCACTCGCCACAGCCACTTGACGTAACGCTCGTAGATGGGCCTGTCCAGCCCGTATTGCTTCTCCAGGGCAGCGAGGATGTCGGCGTCAACCGTATCCCCCCGGGATGCCAGCTGGGCCCGGTAGGCGGTCAGGTAGTCGCCGGGTGGGAGTTCGATGATGAGGAAGGACACAAGGGTTATGGCGAGTAACACCGGTATGAGAAGAAGAACGCGTCGGGCGATGAAGCGCGCCATCTCCGGTGGCTCCTCCTTCTAGAGAGAGACAGGGAGAAGCAGTGAAGGGGAGACGCGGAGACAGGGTGAGGGTCTCCGCGTCTCCACGTCTCGTCTAGGCTTGCCTGATGAAGTACTGCTCCACATTTGTGTTGGCCGGGGTGAGCAGGTGCCAGTCGCTCACCGCCTGCTCGGGTACGTTGCGGAAGTTGTTCTTGACGATGACGACCTCAGGTGGGGCGTTGCAGGCGCCGAGCACCCACACGTTCTCCCGGTTGAGATCTATGATCTGCTTGAACAGGTCTATCTGAACCTGCGGGTCGGCCGCGTCCTTGACCTGGTCGTAGAGCTCCTGCACGGTGCGCAGATCCCCCGGTGGCTCCTCTCCGGTGGCGCCGCCACTGGTATACCACTGAGCGTAGGGAATGGCATGGATGGATTCCAGAGACAGGGGGAGGAACCAGCGCGGGTCTATCATGGGGTTGAATTCGGCACTGCCCGTCCACATGCCCATGTCATGCTCGTTGGCTTCCTTGCGGGAGTAGAACAGGGTGCGGTCCTCCTCTTTGACTACCACCTGGATCCCGAGCTCCTTCCAGTAGCCGACCAGCAGCTCGGCGATGTCGCCCCAGGAGCCGAACACGGGCGCGTACTCGATGTTGATCACGATGGGCTTGCCGTCGGGCCGCAGACGGATGCCCTCGGCATCCTTGTCCGTGAGGCCCATCTCGTCGAGGAGGGAGTTGGCGCGCGGAACATCGAGCTCGATGAGGTTCTTCGCCTGCTCCTCGCTGTAGACCGGCGATGAGGGCAAGGGCGATACCTGGTTGGGCTCGGTCATGCCTAGGTAGATCAGCTGGTTGATCTCCTCGCGGTTGATGCCCAGGGACAGGGCCCAGCGGAAGCGCTTGTCGCCCATGATCTGGCGCATGACCGGGTCGGCGTGGGCCACGTTGGGAGCGATGACGCTGTCAGTGATGTAGCCACGCGTCCAGGTGAGGATGCGATAGTTGCCGGCCTCCGCTTCCTGACTGAAGACGGGGAAGTTGCTGAAGAGCATGTGACGCAGCTGCATGTCCACCTTGCCAGAGAGGGCCATCATGTTGGCCGTCTCGGCATTCTCCGCCAGAGTGAACTCGATCCGGTCAATGTAGGGCAGCTGATTGCCCGCGGTGTCTACCTTCCAGTAGTACGGATTGCGCACCACCGTCATGGGCTCATTGGGCGGGATGACGGACATCTTCCAGGGCCAGAGGACGGGCAGATCGGCATTGACGTTAGGGTCGCGCATGTTGGCGAAGTACTGATACCAGAACTCGAAGCCGGCCGCCTTAGTTGCCGCCTCGAGTTCGTCCGCATCAGCGTAGTCAATGTGGAACTGCTTAAGGTACTTGGCCTGAGACTGGGCCCAGTCATACCCGTTGGCCGAGGCCAGGTAGGTGAGGAACAGGCCGTGCGTCTCCGGGAAGACGAAACGAATGGTATAGTCGTCCACCTTCTCGATCGTGCCCGGCTGCCCTTTGGCCTTGAGCCAGGTGGGGAAGGAGGGGGTGAGCTCGGTATTCGACACTATGTCGTTGAACCAGAACACAATGTCATCGGCGGTGAACGGCTCCCCGTCGGACCACCTCATGCCTTCGCGGAGATAGAACGTGAAGGTCTTGCCGTCTTCCGACGCCTCCCAGGCTTTGGCGGCGTTGGGCACAAACGCAGACCCATCCACGTTCCAGCGGATCAGGTTGCAGTAGG
Proteins encoded:
- a CDS encoding ABC transporter substrate-binding protein, with product MTSDVLSRRRFIKFAGLAASAAAVAACGPAAAPTQPPEPTPAPAQPTATPAAAATAAPEAVSKYNEAPMLAQMVAAGQLPPVEERLPKEPLVVEPVEEIGQYGGTWHRVRVGATENIMNSRLSYCNLIRWNVDGSAFVPNAAKAWEASEDGKTFTFYLREGMRWSDGEPFTADDIVFWFNDIVSNTELTPSFPTWLKAKGQPGTIEKVDDYTIRFVFPETHGLFLTYLASANGYDWAQSQAKYLKQFHIDYADADELEAATKAAGFEFWYQYFANMRDPNVNADLPVLWPWKMSVIPPNEPMTVVRNPYYWKVDTAGNQLPYIDRIEFTLAENAETANMMALSGKVDMQLRHMLFSNFPVFSQEAEAGNYRILTWTRGYITDSVIAPNVAHADPVMRQIMGDKRFRWALSLGINREEINQLIYLGMTEPNQVSPLPSSPVYSEEQAKNLIELDVPRANSLLDEMGLTDKDAEGIRLRPDGKPIVINIEYAPVFGSWGDIAELLVGYWKELGIQVVVKEEDRTLFYSRKEANEHDMGMWTGSAEFNPMIDPRWFLPLSLESIHAIPYAQWYTSGGATGEEPPGDLRTVQELYDQVKDAADPQVQIDLFKQIIDLNRENVWVLGACNAPPEVVIVKNNFRNVPEQAVSDWHLLTPANTNVEQYFIRQA